TGGCTGCCGGAAACTGTGCATCAAAACTATTGTCTTTACTGCCGAAGCCACTAAACCCAGCGGCCCAGCTATAGTTGTCGAACCAGGCTACTGTAAGCAATGCGGTATCGCCAATTACCGGAAAGGTCTGGTTCAATGAATAATACGGGAAACTGGTTGTTGGATAATTTTCAGCAAACCCCAGGTTCTGTGAATTCAAAAAACTTTGCATGGCTGCCTGAGTGAGCTGTGCAGTATTGCGATACATGCCTGTCATAACCGGCCTGTTCTGTGCATCGTATTTTGTGAAGAGCCACTTGTTGGCAGTCCGCAGATTACCGTCCTGCTGAAGAACAATCCGGTCCCGCGCATCATACACTTTCCATACCTCTGCCGCTCCCGGCACTTTTTGAATGATCATTCGTCCTTTTCCATCATACTCATAACGGAAACATTGCTCATTGAGAATATCGCCGCCAAGCGCATTGATATTCCAGGCATTTGCCATGAGCAGTTCTATTCCGCGGGGTTGGATCACCAGGCGAAGCCTGTTCAGATGATCATAAACATAATAGGTGCACAGCCAGCCATAATGCCCGCTGGAAGGACTGTTCAGTAACTGTACTTTTTTTAGCAGCACCTGTCCTTCCTTGTTCTTATATTCTATGGTTTGCTTTTTGTGCTCATCTGTTGTAACAGTCTTGTATAGTTGATTATTTCCAAAAATTGCAGTGGTGGTGAATGCAGTCCCGTTTACCAGCCAGATCCTTACTGAATCAGCCGTTGTATTGATCTTTTGCTGAGAAACAATATTTCTCCGCAAATTGGGATCAGTTTTGGTTTCACTACCCGCCCAACTGTTGCCTGGTGCATAGGTTTCCAGCGCCCGGTTCAAAGGCGACGCTTCGTATATTGTTTTACTATAGTAACAGGTCTCACCTGGAAACTGGCCTTTGTTGAATACTGAATCCTGCTGAAAAGGATTCATCTTAAAAGAACCATTGCTCACCGAAGGATTACCGCCGAAATTATTGGCAGCAAAAGGCAGGTATTTCAATAGTTCCCTCCCATAGTTATCATATACAACAGGGCTCACCAGATCCACGGAAGCTCCGTCACTTGCCATCGATCCTTTCTTAGCTACTGTTTGAAATGGCCTTCCCAACCCGTCAAAGTACTGAGTGACCTGATTCACGTCCTGCAGATTCTTTGTGATCAATACAGCAGGATCAGTCACGGGCGCGGCGGAAGTCCAGGTTCGAATGGAATTTATTTTGATACTGCTATTGTATGGAGCGGGCGTACGCTGCTGTGCCGGAAGCACCAGCACTTTCAATAACAGAAAACCAATGGTTTAGCTGTTAGAAGCTGCTGCTTCAGCAAAAGCGTTTCAAACTGAAATCAATTTCAGAAAACAGAGACTGTGCCGCTCAGGATCTCTTGAACGAAATCCGGCTATGCGGCTCAAGCCTTAATCATTTAAGATGCAGGGTAACGTAATAAACCGATGGAAATAAATTCCAACCTTACACATCTTTCCAAACAGAACGAAATAGCAAGACCGATAATCAGAACAAAAACCAGATGGGCTGAGTAGAATGAAAGGATGATAAACTGTCAACTGACTGGGCCGGAACTGAAAGTTGACAACTAAGACCGGAAAAAGGAAAATTGGTGACCGGCGTTACTCCATCCGGAATAAAAATAGGGAGGAATGATAAACTGGCAAAAAAATATTACTCCTCTTTTCTAATATTTCAAATGTTCGCAGAGCTATATAAATTGTTCAACATCTCCCTCAATAAGTTCAATTTTGTTAAGCCGCTCCCGCAGCTTAACTTGTACGGATGTTAGCGAAAAAAGTAAGAGAACTGGCGGCAGCCATCAAACCCGACCTGGTTGCCATAAGAAGGCATTTGCATGCTCATCCGGAATTGTCCTACCATGAGTACAATACTGCAGATTATGTAAGCAGTCAGCTCACTGCAATGGACATCGATCATATACGTATGTCCGTAACCGGTATCACAGGGATATTGAAAGGTAAGAAGACGGGAGACGGACCTGTGCTGGCGCTCCGGGCCGATATGGATGCCCTTCCAATTCATGAGCTGCATGAATCAGATTACAAATCCACCAACCAGGGCGTGATGCACGCCTGTGGCCACGATTTCCATATGACTTCCCTGCTGGGGACACTCCGCATCCTGAAAGCCCTGGAAGCGGAATTCTCCGGAGAAGTGAAATTCATATTCCAGCCGGCTGAAGAACTGGCGCCTGGCGGCGCTTTGATGATGATCAACGATGGCGTGCTGGAGAACCCACGGCCTTTGAATATCATCGGGCAGCACGTAATGCCTGAGCTTCCTGCAGGGAAGATCGGATTTCATGCCGGCATGTATATGGCCAGCGTGGATGAGCTCTATCTCACCATCACCGGCAAAGGCGGTCATGCTGCTGCGCCACACCAGGTGATCGATCCCGTGATCATTTCCTGTGAGCTGCTTGTACTGTTGCAACAAATCGTGAGCCGCCGCACCAATCCGTTACTACCGGCAGTGTTATCGTTTGGGAGGTTTATTGCCGATGGCGTTCACAATGTGATTCCCGACAAAGTAACCATCGATGGTACACTTCGCACTATGGATGAAAAATGGAGACGCGAAGCGCATGAGCTTCTAAAGAAAACAGTAACAGCATATGCAACCAGTAAAGGTGCAACTGCTGATCTTTATATCAAGGAAGGCTATCCCGTATTATTTAATGAACCAGCATTGACCGCCGATACAAGAAAATGGACAGAAGAATATCTCGGCAAAGAGCAGGTGGTGGATATCCCGAAATGGATGGCAGGAGAAGACTTTGCACGTTACTCACATCTGCTGGACTCCTGCTTCTACCGGCTCGGCGTGCAATATCCCGATTCCGAAAAAGTGACGCCACTGCATACCGCCACTTTCAATCCCGATGAAGAAGCGCTTTCCACAGGCGCCGGCCTGATGGCCTGGATCACATTATGCAATCTGGAGAAAAATGCAAAAACAGATAAGCAGTAGAATCCCCTTTTCAGGTGATTGATCCGCTTCAGGGATTATATCAATTTTGAGCAAAGGATTGTAAGATCACAAACCGGATGCTCATGAAAAAGATAATACTGTTTTACACTTTTCTACTTATTGCTTTTTTTGCGGTTGCTCAGAAAGAAAGCTATGATATGCTCTCCTATCTCCCTCCTCAGGGGAAAGGATGGAAAAAAGAAAACGGGAATAATTTCATGAGCTATAGCTGCATCAACAAAAAGGACTGGTGCCAGATCTCCGTGTTCAAGGCAACCGTCAGCAAAGGATCGCTGGATGCAGACTTCAACAGCGAATGGGAAAGTCTCACTGCTCAAAAACATCTCATCACCGCCGGTCCGCAACTATCGGAAACAAAAGCAGCAGGCGAATGGCAGGTGATCACAGGTGGCGCCAAAGCCAGTTTCAACGGAGCAGATATGATGGTGCTGCACACTGTAATGAGAAACCAGAATAATTGCATCAGCATTGTTGCCAAAACCAATAGCGCCAGTTTTTTACAGGCAATAGAGCACTTCACCAGCTCCATCGATCTGATCCAATCCGGATCAACACACGAAAACAATTCTCCCGCGTCTCATAACAACACTAATGCTATCACCACCACTTGGGACGATGGCTGGATCAGCATCATGCAGGAAAACTGGGCAGAAGTGAAAAAAGGGAATATCCGCGTACTGGTACATTACCCAAATAAAAACGCCGATTCTTATAATTCTGTACTGAAAGATGGTTTACAGAACGCCTGGAATATACTGGTAGCGCCGCGTTATTCAGGCATCTGCAATTTTGCACTGAAACCCATTCAGAGTTTCGAATCAATCGCATTTGCCGAGGCAGACGGTATTGAAAATTCAACGGGCAAACCGGTACATATTGTTCTCTTCAAAAAATATTATTCCAACGGCAATGGACGCTACCTGGAATTCATCACTCCCGATCAAAACAGCTTTGAGCAGGAATTTGGTGCTTACCACAATGATGAGTTCGGGTGGGATAAACTTTCAGGAATGCAGTTCCGGAACAAATTTGCAGTGAATCCATCCAGCCTTACCGGAAAATGGCTGGCGAGCGACTATGCTTCGCTCTCCTACTACTATGTAAGCAGTGGCGGATTTGCAGGCGCTACAGCAACATCCATTGCACATGAGTTTACATTTTTCAATAATGGAAAATACCAGAGCGATCATGCAGGTGCATCCGGCGTGGTAGGCAATCAGAAATTCTCCCGCCAGGTTTACAAAGGGAATTATTCCACCAACAACTGGGAATTGAAATTGACCAACCGTTTCCAGGGAGGCGCCGAAACCTATCAATGTTATTTTGAAGCAGTAAAAAATGGACAGATCCTGATCATGACCGATAAACACAATACAGTGTATTCACTGGTAAAAGCACATTGATCCAATTCTTCCCATCAAAACGATGGGAAGGTTCCCGCCTTACGGGAATGTTCCCACGCAAATATTCTTCCTGTTTTCCTTTGGCAAGTGATTGGTAAATCAAAGATTGCATCAACAACGATTTACGCAAACCAAACACTTGCCATATGAGAACAATTCTATGCTCTCTCCTTTTCTTTTGTGCTATCAGTTCCGATGCACAAACTTTCGGCAACGGAAATATCGTAGTGGTCAGGATTGGCTCAGGAACCACAAGCATGGCGGCTGGCACAGCACAGCCTGTATTCCTGGATGAATACAATCCCTGCGGTGAATTCATCAGAAGCATCGCACTACCGGTAACGGCCAGTGGCAGTAACCGGCGTCTCACTCTTCCGCCGGCCTCGCCAGATTATTCAGAAGGATTCATCAGCTTATCGGAAGATGGTCAATACCTCGCACTCGGCGGATACGATGCCGCTACAGGAACGGCATCTGTTACCAGCAGCGCCAGTACCACCGTTAACCGGGTGGTAGGCATTATCGATTTCGCTTCCAATGTAAATACAAGTACTGCCTTCAGCAATCGATTCAGTACTGTATCTATTCGTTCTGCGGTTGTTGATGGTAGTAATGTATGGGCGGCTGGCGGCAATGGAGGAATTGTTTACGCTACTGCAGGCAGCACAGGAACAAGCAATACGCTGATCAGCAGCACTACCGGGCGTTGCCTGAATATCTTTGACGGGCAATTGTATGCCACTTCAACCGCTACCAATCTCCGCATGGCCCGTGTAGGTACCGGGCTACCTAACACTACCGGGCAAACGATGAGCAACCTGCCCGGCTATTCCACCACAGGCGGCAACCCGCTCCAGTTCTATATGGCAGCGCTCAATGGAAGCGATACGGTGAATGTGCTTTATATCGCCGATAATGGTCAGCTTAAGAAG
This portion of the Pseudobacter ginsenosidimutans genome encodes:
- a CDS encoding M20 metallopeptidase family protein, translating into MLAKKVRELAAAIKPDLVAIRRHLHAHPELSYHEYNTADYVSSQLTAMDIDHIRMSVTGITGILKGKKTGDGPVLALRADMDALPIHELHESDYKSTNQGVMHACGHDFHMTSLLGTLRILKALEAEFSGEVKFIFQPAEELAPGGALMMINDGVLENPRPLNIIGQHVMPELPAGKIGFHAGMYMASVDELYLTITGKGGHAAAPHQVIDPVIISCELLVLLQQIVSRRTNPLLPAVLSFGRFIADGVHNVIPDKVTIDGTLRTMDEKWRREAHELLKKTVTAYATSKGATADLYIKEGYPVLFNEPALTADTRKWTEEYLGKEQVVDIPKWMAGEDFARYSHLLDSCFYRLGVQYPDSEKVTPLHTATFNPDEEALSTGAGLMAWITLCNLEKNAKTDKQ
- a CDS encoding T9SS type A sorting domain-containing protein, with protein sequence MRTILCSLLFFCAISSDAQTFGNGNIVVVRIGSGTTSMAAGTAQPVFLDEYNPCGEFIRSIALPVTASGSNRRLTLPPASPDYSEGFISLSEDGQYLALGGYDAATGTASVTSSASTTVNRVVGIIDFASNVNTSTAFSNRFSTVSIRSAVVDGSNVWAAGGNGGIVYATAGSTGTSNTLISSTTGRCLNIFDGQLYATSTATNLRMARVGTGLPNTTGQTMSNLPGYSTTGGNPLQFYMAALNGSDTVNVLYIADNGQLKKFSLVSGNWTANGVLGVTSDKFRGLTGTVIDGEVVLYALRRNDSGGEIIKYTDNTGHNGNFASLKPVIIVQADSNKVFRDLSMAPQETPAPAMQKLNNSTTAFRVLSKEKDPKVLAEITVGKPVQGMVNIYDMNGRLVRTRKVELDKGIYRYQLQLPAHARGLYFATFISNNGDLITRKFIY